A single window of Zea mays cultivar B73 chromosome 10, Zm-B73-REFERENCE-NAM-5.0, whole genome shotgun sequence DNA harbors:
- the LOC100283469 gene encoding CHY1 — protein MATLPREGAAAADSDQLLVEAHGSTRTLILNRPKQLNALSSEMIKGLLWYFTAFEKDDGVRLLIMKGNRRVFCSGGDIAQCARCLYNGNWKWVDDFFQNEYLLNYIIATYIKPQVSILSGIVMGGGAGVSIHGRFRVATDNTIFAMPETALGLFPDVGASYFLSRLPGFYGEYVGLTGARLDGAEMLACGLATHFVPSKRLPLLEESLKKLDTSSTFAVSGIIDQFSQRPLVKDSSSLNRMETINKCFSKRTVEEIIDALEQEISNVSDKWVAATIKSLKKASPTSLKISLRSIREGRTQTLGECLRREYRVVCHVLRGTFSRDLSEGFRAVLLEKDNKPEWIPPRLEQVPDEAVEQYFLRIDDPQWEDLNLPARLPHRRNIESKI, from the exons CTTTTGGTAGAAGCACATGGCTCTACACGAACGCTGATTTTGAATAGGCCAAAGCAGCTCAATGCACTCTCCTCTGAAATG ATTAAAGGTCTCCTATGGTATTTCACAGCTTTTGAGAAAGATGATGGAGTCAGATTGTTGATTATGAAG GGGAATAGAAGAGTATTTTGCTCTGGAGGTGATATTGCTCAATGTGCCCGGTGTTTATATAATG GAAACTGGAAATGGGTCGATGATTTCTTCCAAAATGAATATTTGCTAAATTACATCATTGCGACTTACATAAAACCTCAG GTTTCCATTCTTAGTGGAATTGTCATGGGTGGAGGAGCTGGTGTTTCAATACATGGAAGATTTCGAGTTGCCACTGATAACACG ATTTTTGCAATGCCAGAAACAGCTCTAGGCCTCTTTCCAGATGTAGGGGCCTCTTATTTTCTATCTCGGCTACCAGGGTTCTATG GAGAATATGTTGGTCTAACTGGTGCCAGATTGGATGGTGCGGAAATGCTTGCCTGTGGCCTGGCAACTCATTTTGTCCCGTCAAAG AGGTTGCCATTGCTTGAGGAATCGCTTAAAAAGCTGGACACGTCCAGTACTTTTGCTGTGTCGGGTATTATCGACCAGTTTTCACAGAGGCCATTAGTGAAAGATAGCAGCTCTTTAAATAG GATGGAAACCATCAACAAATGCTTCTCCAAAAGGACAGTTGAAGAAATCATAGATGCTCTT GAACAAGAAATCTCAAATGTTTCAGACAAATGGGTTGCTGCAACAATCAAGTCCCTGAAAAAGGCTTCCCCCACCAGCCTAAAAATTTCTCTGAGATCG ATAAGAGAAGGGAGAACACAAACTCTTGGGGAGTGCCTGCGTCGGGAATATAGAGTGGTTTGCCATGTCCTGCGTGGCACCTTCAGCCGAGACTTGTCTGAG GGATTTAGGGCTGTGCTACTAGAAAAAGACAACAAGCCAGAG TGGATTCCTCCAAGGTTGGAACAAGTTCCTGACGAGGCAGTTGAGCAATATTTCTTGAGAATTGATGATCCCCAGTGGGAAGATCTGAACCTGCCTGCGAGACTTCCCCACCGAAGAAATATTGAGTCCAAGATTTGA